A window of Dehalococcoidales bacterium genomic DNA:
GAGTCATTGCTCACTGACCCCAGGTTCGCAACACCGGAGAAGCGTGCCGAAAATGATGCTGCGCTTGCAGAGGCGCTAAGCGAGACCTTTCGGAACAGGACGGCTGAGGAATGGGATGCCGTGCTGAAGGAGGCGGGTGTTCCTGCGGCTGTGGGTCGGACTGTGGACGACTTGCTCGACGACCCGCACTGCAAGGAGACCGGTGTCTTCGAGGAACAGGTACATCCGCAGTATGGTCGGGTACGCCTGGTCGGGGTGGTGCCCAGGTTCTCCGATATGTCGGGCATAATCCGGCGGCCGGCTCCTCTGCTCGGTGAGCATACCGGGGAAGTGCTTGCCGAACTCGGCTATTCGGAAGAGCAAATCGCTGCTTTAAGAGCGGACAGAGTAGCGTTCTCTGCTGAGGAGTCATCCTGACCGCATTTTACCGGTGACGCCGAACCGGCCGGCATCACGTGATGAGATGAATATTGCATTGCAGGAGGGTACAGATTGGAATATGAAACGGTTATCTACGAGGTAAAGGAACAGATTGCCAAAGTCACCATGAACCGGCCGGACAAGATGAACGCCATCAACCAGGCCCTGTGGGACGACGTGAATGCTGCCCTTGAGTATGCCGACAATGACCCCGATGTCAGGGTTATCATCCTTGCCGGTAGCGGAAAGGCCTTCAGTAGCGGCTGGGACTTCAAGGACAGCCCCTATTTCAATATCCCGGAAGGCTACGAGCAGTGGGGAACAAGCGGTGCCCTCAAGACTCTGCGTGGGATAAGCAGTCGCTACCTTAACATAATGAACCTCAAGAAAGCGACCATTGCCCAGGTGCATGGCTACTGTCTCGCCGCGGGGTGCTATCTCCAGATGCTGTGCGACATGGCCTATGCCTCTGAGGACGCTATCTTCGGGCATCCGGCTACCACGGGCGGCGGTGTCGATAGTATGCCGCTCTGGGTATGGCAACTGGGAGCGCGGAAGGCCAAGGAGTTGCTGATGAGCCGGCGGTTCGTCGACGGTAAGGAAGCGGAACGAATCGGGCTGGTCAACCGGGCGGTACCGCCGGACAAGCTGGAGGAAGAGGTCTGGAAGCTGGCCAAAGACATC
This region includes:
- a CDS encoding enoyl-CoA hydratase-related protein encodes the protein MEYETVIYEVKEQIAKVTMNRPDKMNAINQALWDDVNAALEYADNDPDVRVIILAGSGKAFSSGWDFKDSPYFNIPEGYEQWGTSGALKTLRGISSRYLNIMNLKKATIAQVHGYCLAAGCYLQMLCDMAYASEDAIFGHPATTGGGVDSMPLWVWQLGARKAKELLMSRRFVDGKEAERIGLVNRAVPPDKLEEEVWKLAKDIAEIPIDDLGPGGHGMIVMKENINADLEIMGLGALFTYHRQLNAWGHANLRRE